A region of the Anolis carolinensis isolate JA03-04 chromosome 1, rAnoCar3.1.pri, whole genome shotgun sequence genome:
GCAGCTTCCGCCCGGcgaagaagccccgcccactccggCTTCAGAGCGGGCACTTCCGCCAAAGACTCCTCCCCTTCTGCGGCCATGGAGGTCCCGCGTGAGGCGCCCGCACAGGCGCTGTTCACTTGGGTAGGTCCCTGCGAGGCGGTGGCATGGAGGGGCGGTCTCGCTAGGCCAGGCAGGGGCAAGCTTCggccatccctccaggtgttttggacttcaactcccatgattctacagtctcaggccctttcccttttcccctcagccgcttaagcggctgagggggaaaaggaaggggcctgaggctgtgaggaatggcgggagttgaagtccaaaacacttggaggaccgaaGAGAACAGAGAAAGCGCGTGAAGTACAGAAAGCAATATCTAACAATAGAAAAAGTAACTCCCAAATGTGATCCCATGTTGtcatttcccccaccctggaccttccacagatatataaacctcccttgcttagcttttccaatatacttcgcaacccctgaggatgcttgccatagatgtgggcgaaatgtcaggagagaatgcttctggaacatggccagacagcccggaaaatgcgcaACAACCCTTTGTTGTCATTGTtaggtgccttcaagtagtttccgaCTCCAGGCGACCCTAAGGCACATCAGTCTTAATTCCTCCTTTAAAAATGGCCTCTTACACTTCtggtaaatcatagaatcagaatagcagagttggaagagacctcatgggccatccagtccaaccccctgccaagaagcaggagccTACTAATTCATTCACAAAACCCACTCTTAGCAGTGACTTTGAATTGAACTGATACAATTCTAAATGGGTGTTTTTATAACTGATActttaactatttgttttaattgtaacttATTAGAGTtgttgtgtttggcatctaatgtTTGCCAgttgtaaggctgccctgagtcccccccccccagggggtgAGAAGGTGGGAAAGATgcgatataaatgtatgaaataaataaatagcaagtcCTTTTCTTGctaccgtatcccatgcagctgtggacaagtctacatagggaccaccaaacgcagcattgcccaaacacgaatcaaggaacatgaaaggcactgcagactaactcagccagagaagtcagccatagcagagcacttgattaacctacctggacacaggatattattggagaacacagaaatgctggactactcaaacaaccaccatgtcagactacaaagagaagacattgaaatccacaatcatgtgaacaatttcaacagaaaggagggaaccatgaaaatgaacaaaatctggctactagtattaaaaaattctaaaatcgggacagtaagtaaaggacaacactctgaaaacaggggaattcgagacatgaaacaatcagggtcagctaacacctcccaggcaggaaggagccaaGCTTTGAAGGCGAAAGcttatccaatgctaatcaaggtggtcaatggtaatattcacacttgtctcaggtagacaagatttctttctccttccctggaccatccacagatatagaaactccaattgcctagtttctggcagacctcacaacctctgaggatgcctgccatagatgtagacaaaatgtcaggagagaatgcttctggaacatggccagacagctcagaaaacttacagcaatccttttcttttctttctttgtaatAGTCAACCAGAAGTTTTCAATCCTTTAaaaattacaccatgtaacatgttttttgttcctgggttataaaaatcatttcctaattggttctattataaaaacataggtaaaggtttcccctgacgttaagtccagtcatgtctgactctggggattggtgctcatctccatttctaagccgaagagccggcgttgtccgtagacacctccaaggtcatgtggcccgcatgactgcatggagcgccgttaccttcccgctggagcggtacctattgatctactcacattggcatgttttcgaactgctaggttggcagaagctggagctaacagcgggcgctcactccgctcctgggatttgaacctgggacctttcggtctgcaagttcaccagctcagtgctttaacacactttgccaccagggctcatataaaaaaaaatagaaaaagtttattaaactgccaaaactttggttttgtgggacatcctgcagcacattttgctataatttttcaatgagtatctcattgagtctcaaccaattcaacatagtttgtggcagtcataaAAACGAAGTtcctggagtatagcaactagtttcaaagtaagtatcatgTAATTACGCAGCAATAATTACAAccttcaaatcaggaacagattttttttttccaaattttgttacatagtatattTAATCAAAGTTGGCGATTTATCAATTTTGCTAAATCATAGTGTTGGTTTTCAGATTATTACGGATACATCTGTGtttacaaacacatacataatgTCTTGCAGATggagcccaagtctaaacatggaattaatTTGTTTCATATGCATCTTGTACACATAGccagaagataattttatatagtgttgtgcatgaaacaaagtttgtttacattgaaacatcagaaaagaaaGGTGTCCCAACCTCAGCCACCCctctggacaattttggagtatgttGGGTTTTGAAGTTCGGTATAATAAGGTATGCTTCACAACTCTATTAAGCAAGATTTATGCCTCTGCTGCACCCTGCTGACTTGGAATGGAAGTGGATCTACATTTCGCCAGCACTAGTTAGTTGCCACTAAGAAGTTGGATTGGTGCCTAACAGCTGCTCGTCACCCAGGTCTCAGCATTAGCCTTAGAATCCAAGATATAACAACAAGGAACAACAATGTTAAGAGCCAACACATTTATAAAGGCATAAGCTTATATGAATCATAATCTAATACACAATTTTTTCACAACATCATCATGACTAATACAGTTGAAGGATGCATTTGCAATGGGAAAAGAAGTTTTGTGGTGGCTGTGGGAAGTTGGCTGTCATTTATCAAATTGACAGCTGGGGTCAACAGCTTTTCATTTACCTTTTCTCCTCATAACTCACTCCTCCTCCACAATGAATCCCCTTCCCAGATATAACACGAGCAGTGCAGATGCGGTGCAACAGTGGTGGCCATGGAGGAGCATAGGCCCCTGCCTAGCCTGAAGCTGATGTGGGGCAGTAGATTGATGCTGCTAAATGTCATGGGGAATGTCATAAATGCTGCAGAAGAAAGCTTCAAGGAATACCAAAAAAACAGTGCAACTCAGTAGAGGAGGGAGGGAAATGGCTTGCTACAGGGCTGGAAGCAGAAGGATTCATAATGAGAGGCTAGGGATGCCTTGGGTGCAATAGGTtggcaaaacagaaaaaaacagctACCTTGAAAGTAttgaaaaaaatactttattgTTGTTGGTGTTGGCTGTGACTGAAATCAGAGGGGAACAAGAAAAAgtagcagcagcggccagcaggAAGCAATGAAACAATGAAACAATGGGACTGATGGCGGCCTAGTGGCAGGGGAATATGAGATGAGAGCGCAACAATCTACCAGTATGACCCACCAGCATGGCAATGGAGGCCATCAGAAAGTTCAGGTCTCTGCCTAACTCATATGCGATGCTGGAGCAGTCATGCTGCATTCTTTGGAGGAAGAGTGTAAACATACAAGTGTGACAAAATAAATGATGTAAGGTTCTAAAATCCAATATTCATTTTTACTGCAAAATAGAGGTAGAAAGGTGGAAATTTTATGCTATTGAAGACAGGTGTCCTTCGGTTAATGAAGTAGATCTCTTCTGGTCATTGTTTCTTAAGTAGAAAATTGGGTACCAGAGGCAGATATAGCATGGAAAGGATAGGGGGTAAATTCTTATGCCATAACATAAGAGGAATCAAATCTGTTTCAGTATATATTTTTCACAAAATTAACAATACCTGTATGTATAATGAAACAACCAGGGAGCCTTATATAATTAGGTAAACATTTTGCACCTTCCATAGACTATTGGATAACTTATTCCAGAATACATCCTGAGACTACTTGCTACCAAACTTGTAGATTTGTGCATTTTTAATGTGCGGTGAATAGTTGGAAAGGCAGACTTAACTGATTTTCTTGAAATTAGTTGCTGTTAACCTTTCCTCTTGTGGGCACAGCAATAGTAGGATCAGCTAGAGAACAATCTCTGTATTCCTCAGCTCATGCTTTTTTTGTATTGTCTATTGCAGGCACACTACTTTTGCTTGAAGTAGAAAGTCTtaacgtttcttcagcttttctTCATGATCTTTCCATTGTAGTTGGCACTAGGAAagatgaggaagaaaaggaggggttGGTTGGgtgtaaaaaaaaatgtaagaaggaggttttttttgttaattatattaaaataaatatgtctCACTTTTTTCTCTCCTTATAGGGAGCAAATAGTTATGGCCAGCTTGGTCTTGGTCATAGGGAAGATGTATTCCTGCCTCAGGTCCTGAAAGGATTTCTCTGTAACCGGGAAACCGTCAAAAACATTACTGGTGGAGGTGGACATTCTGCAGTTCTTACTGGTAAAAAAACCCCTCAGTATTCATATTACATTGCAAAATTTAGCATTTATTATTTTGGTTAGACATGTCATACAGTCCTTATTTCAGTGGTGTGTAAGCTTGATAGAAGATGCTAATTTTGTCTTTGTGAGTGCCTAGTTGATTAACAAGTGTGAGTATGATAGAGTTCATGAAATTGTGGCTCTATTGAACACTTTTATTGGATTCCATATTCCATTACCTTCAGTAATTGGTCATGTTGGCTGGCGGTGATAGGAGCTGGAGTCCAACCATGTTAGGAGAGCTACAGGTTCACCATTTCTGTAGCAGGTAAAAAATGGGATGTCCGTACCCCTCCCCTGAATTTTCTGTACACATTTCTCCATAATTGGgtattacacacacatatacacaattgTATTTTTGATTCTGTTGCACTGATAATATTTGTTCATTTTGCAGATACTGGAGAACTCtttttatgtggccaaaataaaaATGGGCAGTTAGGACTTGGCCATACCGAGGATGTGACACATTTTAAGTTATGCTCTTCCCTGTGTGGCTGTTCTGTCATACAAGTTGCCTGTGGCTGGGATTTTACAATTATACTTGCAGGTAAATCTGTCTTTAGGGTTAAATCATTTGTAGTGGTTTGGTTATTAGATTAAGATtcagggagaccagggttcaaaatcTTATTCAGCCATGAACAAGTCATACTGTCAACCTtacaggaagacaatggcaaacatcTTTTGAGAAAAATCTTACCATGAAAGCCCTATGACAGGGCTGCCATAGGTCAGAATCAACCTGAAGTATATAACAACACTTAACTATCCAAAGGTAtatctataatgtagaattaatgcagtttgataccactttaactgctatgactcaatactATTTGTTCATCTTAGTTCTTCTGTGAAACAGTGGTCTAGACAGAGCTCATCCTTCAAGTTCATATTGGTGGGTCGTCCCTGTATTAGTGGTAGTAGTCccatttaattgttttaagtgGGATATGGAtgtcattaatatatatatttgaattgGGCCTGATCTTTTTAATGGGGAAATACAGTAACATGCTGTAGCAGATATTGCCCAGTTGAGATTGCCAAAAGTAGAACATTCTTTGGGAGAACTCATAGCTGCTCGTATCCACGGATGCATGAACCCCAGAACTGATTTTTTTCTCAGCCATGCTCAACTGGGCTTGTTACCAATGCAATAACAGCTACAATATATTTCTAGGTTTCTAGGAATTTGCCAGATCTTGCATACGCTATGGTATATTGGGATAGAAGCTATGTAATGTAATGGCCTTGGTCCTATACAGTGGCAGGTAGTAACTGTGGCCTGGCTGTGACCATGTCCCTAATGGATATGGGGGTCTTACTGTAGTTAGAAATACACGTGTTAAAAGATaaatcaactcccaaaaatttaaaaccagataaaaatataaaccattaaaataatcaacaacaaaaatatcaGCCTAATAGATATAACAAAAAGGAAGCTGAGCACATTATTTAGGTGGGATGAAAGTCCTGCAGAAACAGAAATGTCATTATCTATCTTCAGAACAACAGTAGTGAGAGTGCCAGTTTAACTCCTCGCCAGTCATAACATTGTTCAGGAGTAATTCCTGGTGGCAAGGGGAAATTTAACTTACCACAGCAAAGGTTCTGTTAGGAAATGCTGACAGCAAACTTTCAGAGAACTGTGCACTGGGGCAGAATGTGTCACAGTGCTCTGGATGTTGACTTAAGATACACAATTAAAATTGTTGCCACACAGTACTGTGTCTTGCAGGCAGTGGGCAGGTGTTTTCATGTGGATCTAATTCGTTTGGACAATTGGGAATTTCTCAAACTTCTGAAGGAAGCACAGTCTCAAAGAGGATTGAGGTAAGCTGCTTGAAAACTTGATGCTCTGCTAGTCTTCTCATTTCGGAATGCAGGAAACTGCTTTTGAACGCAGGCTTATGTAGCCcagtattattggcattatttgGTAGAATCTCTCCAGGGTTTCAGGTAGCTTTTCTTCCTAGCCCTGGATGGAGATGTGAGAAATTGAATCTCAATCCATCTATATGCAAAACAATTATTCTGTTCTTAAAGTAACAGCGCATGCTGTTAATTAGCTAttttaggaaaaagaaaaatagtcctccatattcactgggattgctatttttttttgctCTGAGCATACATTTCTGGGAATTTTTAgtcttccagtatgactctatggtttCACTGGAAGCTGATTATAGAATCACTTCAGAGTATCtggaaatctctagttcctcctagagtcacactggaggacctagagcaggggtcctcaaactttttaagcagagggccggtctacggtccctcagagtgttgggggtaCAGActacagtttaaaaacaaatatgaacaaattcctatgcacactgcatatgtcttatttgtagtgcaaaaaaaaaaaggccaacgaaatgttatggtttgcaaaggcactgtgctatatttgtgtgttaactggaaaatgaagcgcatgaagccaattggctgaacctgcaaagacctgtaatttgatttgaaactgtttctgttctgctgctggagaaccgatttgaacaagtttttgttcagtgtgagtctctgtgtggtgactgagtactgcctggggaagatggctctgtactcagagagtccttgctatttctgaggccttgtttgctactggGAAACGAGGacgaagaaccaggactgtattcttcactgaagcagatttatggactgaaaaaagactgtttatgactgctgggtttctgtaagcaattagagggaccattgtgaataccattgttctttggatctcttcaaattagtaaagttcttgtattatttgttctgcaaatctgagtggttccatttaccatctacaatgcgcaacatgaaagaacaatacaatatttaaaaataagaataattttaacccacataaacctaccaggatttaaatgggaagtgtgggcctgcttcttgctgatgagatagtcaagttaattaggatggttgttgttgttggtgttgttgtgtgccttcaagtcatttcagacttagggcaagcttaagtctaaaaacaagggtgggggccagataaatgaccttggagggccgcatgtggcccccgggccttagtttggggacccctgacctagagagtcctaaaaataacattttttcaagTAAATCTGTcagtaatcaaatccacaaaagtcaaaattggAAATGTGGAGGAACGGCTGTGTAGCTGTAAAAATGATATGCTTCCTTCTCAAGCCACATAACTGCAGATATACTTCCAGAGTAGACATGCTGGCAGCTGATGATGGGCAATATAGCCCAACCCAATCGGAACCATTGTGCATGATGCAGATGCTTTACAAGGATCATAGACCTGGACCACAAGGATCATCTCATCTAAGCACAGCCATATACAGTTAAAGCATGCCCATCTGCCCTTTGTTTAgaaacctctaaagaaggagtATCCACTACTTTCTGAAGCAATTTTGAAAATATTGTGCATACACTCCTATTGTACTGTAGGGTTTGTGTcctggactctggagaccaggattcagttTTCTGCTTGGCTGCgggaactcactgggtgatcttgcactaagtcatacactctcagctcCATAAGTTAAAATGACTTGAAAGGCACAGAAAAACAGACTCTCATTTTTGAAAACTCAAGTGTCAGCTGAATTGGTTTATGAGTGTAATTGCATTCTGTAGTCCATATACCCCAAATACATGTAAAGTGTGTGTCTTCCCTTTGCCTCATAGTCTTTACAGGAGAAGGTGGTAAATGTGGCTGCTGGACTGAGACATGCGCTTGCTGTCACTGGTGAGTTATATCTCCCCCTATGATGAAGAGTTAAAGTGTTCAAAATTTCAGACTTCATTCACtggaaaatgcaatttttattcaTCCACCAGTTCCAATACTGGGTGGAATATATGCAGGACAATTGTTTTTGTAGGTCTGCATCAGTAATTTTGTGTTGAGATGATTGAAATGTAAGGAGAATGGCCAGGAGGTAAAGGGCAATACTTTGTAAATACATTTGTAGATATGGATCCTATTGTTAGTTctaactagagtagacctattgaatctGTGTCTATTCAGCAATTACCCATGTATCTATTAAGCaattgattctatgagtctaccaCATTTGGGACCAAATGATAAGAAGTAGGCTACATGTCTTCCACCAGGAAGTGAATAATCTGCTGACAGGCTGCATGGAGCTGATGAAACCAGTTCCCTGTCTATTCTTGCTCTGGAAGGGGCGAACTGAGAGCTGCTTTTGTCTGTCCAAACTGGCAACATGCTTTCCCATTTCTTGAGAGAGTTTTGCATGATATTTAAAATATCTGCTGATTATGGAATTTTTTCCAGCTGTTCTATTCATGCCTCAATGTACTCAggctttaaaaataacaacacaaCAAAAAAGCAAGTACATCTTCTGCTCCCTGCAGAACTATCCCACTGTTCTGTGAACTTTTAGCTTTTAAGATACGTTTTAGGAAAAAAATGACAGCTGTGCACTCAGCCACTCCATGCTCGAGTGCACATCTACCCCaacttaaaaaaaatgttttggagaGTTAGGAGTTTACCTATCATCTAGTCCAATCAGTTACTTTGCAGGTTCCAACAAGTGAAGGACTCCCAAaggatggccattcagtctcaaGACAATCTATTCCATTGTTCAATAGCTCTTACAATACAGAAGTTCTTCCTGCTATTTAGGtgggttttaaataaataaataaattgtatctatTAGTTTGTAACATGTTTCTAGAGCAGTGGAAAACAAGTTTACTCCATATGGCTATCATATCActtttcagtcttctcttcttcaaCATAAACATAGCTATCTCCCTAAGTTGTTCCCCATAGGGCTtagtttccatgtttttatgtcgCAACCAGTGAATCTCCAGGTCCAAAATGAATCTGAACACAGCACACAATTTTTGTTATAATTGTGAAAAAAGTGCCAGCGGCCTATTAATGAATCTCACATAGGTTTCTTCTGTGGCATATGAAAGTATTGCCATGAATCCAGAGCATCTTGATGTCATTTCATAAACCCTAATCTGCCACCAGATCAGAGCTAATCAGAGCTCTGTGAAAGACATAacatatatactcatgcataaatcAGCCTCATGTGTAAATAAAGGTAGGTTTTGGGGTCAACATTATGGATTATAtgtcctgtggataagttgaaggATCATTTCATGGTAAGGGGAAAATGACAGTGCTGCAACAGAAGGCTGGCGGCCATTTTTCCATCCATGCATTTGAAAAGCCTAGAAGCTGTGCTATGCTAAGGAAAGTAGAAAGGttgttgcttcttttaggttctcctagtACTGACTAAGTCCCCATCtatatagctgtataaaatccagattatctgctttgaactggattatctggcagtgtagactcagataatccaattcaaggtagataatgtggaatatctgccttaatattctgtattatatgggagtgtagaagggccctaagcccTCGCCTTCACTATTCAATTCAATGGGTAAGAGTTAAGGGATAATCCTAacactgacctgtggataagctGACCTggcttttttgggttgatttttttactgCAGTTCTTACACTTATATATGAGCATATACAGTACCTCTATAAAATTCTAAGGGTATTTTAGAGTTGAATACTTGACAGCCCTAAAGTGTTTACTTAAAAACCAGAATGTGTCAAGTAGCCACAAATCATATCATATTTGGTCTGTTGATTATTTTATGCTaaaattattttacttttacaATTCATATGTTAAAACATCCTTCATGTTTATATTCTTGTTaatgaaaatattaatatattctgTCCTAGTGTATTAGCATGGGAATAGTTTCTAAAAACATCTATAATTAACTTTGCTTTTGCTTGTACACGCTGAAAGAAAATGGCTCAGTGTTCCAGTGGGGAATTGGTATGTCATCTCAGGCAAAGCGGGCATGCCAAGGAGAAATGGTTCCATCCTTTCTGAGGGCAAGACAACCTTGCAAAGTAacaggtttgttttgttttttttaaaaaaaatatgtattgCATTTGTGCTATAGCATCTTAGGTACTAAAATATTTAAGGTATGGACAGGTGTCTTGAACTTTTTTAGATTACAACAACCAGAAAGTCTCAGCTGTCATGTTCAGTAGGCATTACAGGTTTTTTTGTCTAAACAAGTAAGAGTTCCACACTCTGCTCTTGTCATTATGCAGAGATCCATAGATTCTGGCTTATTAATCTATTTGGAGTCTATTGCCCATTATTTTCCACCAGTGCAATTTACCTCTCCGCTGTCATGCTCTCTTCTGCTTTTGGCTGCTACAAAGGGATATTTCTTGCTTCATTATAGTATATGGCCATTTGTGATCTGCTGTTACCAACCAAATGCAAAGACGTCTTCCACAAAATCTGAGGTCAAAGGAAATTGAAACCAAGAGTAGGACTGTTGAATGATTAATACATATTATCAGTATCAAATAAAGAGAATAGAAACAACATGCTGACTATTAGATGAagatataactttttaaaaatatatcttgtACAGTCATCAATCAAAATCAGAAAGTCAGCTTAAATGAACCAGATAAGTTCCTGAAGTATAAAGATATAGCATTGAGCACCAGTGCTGGAAAGAGCTGAAGGCAGTAGTGAAAAAAGGAAGATTGCATTACAGATGAATAGATTCAATAAAGGAAGCTAGAGACCACAGTTTGCAAGACTTGAACAGGATAATTAGTAACAGGATTTCCTCTAGAAGCTCTCTCATCCAGAGGGTTGCAATAGGTGAGGTGACTTCTACGGTACAGTAGAGTACAGTAgataaagccttttaaacatcaaaataggttatgattttacaaattaagcaccaaaacttcatgttatacaacatatttgacagaaaaagtagttcaacacacagtaattttatgttgtaattactatatttacgaatttagcaccaaaatatcatgatatattgaaaacgttgactacaaaaatggcttggattatccagaggcttggataagtgaggcttggataagtgagactctactgtacttgcagggCCATATAGCTCCAGGGCTTGTTGcagaaaagttcatttttcttgccCTCAAAT
Encoded here:
- the sergef gene encoding secretion-regulating guanine nucleotide exchange factor isoform X2, with amino-acid sequence MEVPREAPAQALFTWGANSYGQLGLGHREDVFLPQVLKGFLCNRETVKNITGGGGHSAVLTDTGELFLCGQNKNGQLGLGHTEDVTHFKLCSSLCGCSVIQVACGWDFTIILAGSGQVFSCGSNSFGQLGISQTSEGSTVSKRIESLQEKVVNVAAGLRHALAVTENGSVFQWGIGMSSQAKRACQGEMVPSFLRARQPCKVTGLEDARVKIVASGSSHATALTDEGELYVWGNNKHKQLVNKDDFVLKPQKIDAHYFGGEKVRRVWNGWTHMVAQTEKVFLGGKTRSYIGVWPQRNPCGVNSSVSGVDCVWTTLLQFPGPCSRSSPALFPGPRHGFRHGPCSCSSLLVALNQALFAKNLVCSPALHQAPWTKGPCHFPSLCLAKCVFRLLDYNFGL
- the sergef gene encoding secretion-regulating guanine nucleotide exchange factor isoform X8 translates to MEVPREAPAQALFTWGANSYGQLGLGHREDVFLPQVLKGFLCNRETVKNITGGGGHSAVLTDTGELFLCGQNKNGQLGLGHTEDVTHFKLCSSLCGCSVIQVACGWDFTIILAGSGQVFSCGSNSFGQLGISQTSEGSTVSKRIESLQEKVVNVAAGLRHALAVTENGSVFQWGIGMSSQAKRACQGEMVPSFLRARQPCKVTGLEDARVKIVASGSSHATALTDEGELYVWGNNKHKQLVNKDDFVLKPQKIDAHYFGGEKVRRVWNGWTHMVAQTEMGKVFTWGRADYGQLGRSGLPYEQMGQDGKASDENSVKEPLHSPALVPALTGASQVMATFGHTEERGI
- the sergef gene encoding secretion-regulating guanine nucleotide exchange factor isoform X5, with the translated sequence MEVPREAPAQALFTWGANSYGQLGLGHREDVFLPQVLKGFLCNRETVKNITGGGGHSAVLTDTGELFLCGQNKNGQLGLGHTEDVTHFKLCSSLCGCSVIQVACGWDFTIILAGSGQVFSCGSNSFGQLGISQTSEGSTVSKRIESLQEKVVNVAAGLRHALAVTENGSVFQWGIGMSSQAKRACQGEMVPSFLRARQPCKVTGLEDARVKIVASGSSHATALTDEGELYVWGNNKHKQLVNKDDFVLKPQKIDAHYFGGEKVRRVWNGWTHMVAQTEMGKVFTWGRADYGQLGRSGLPYEQMGQDGKASDENSVKEPLHSPALVPALTGASQIACGSEHNLAIVVLPSSLGMSWTNCISH
- the sergef gene encoding secretion-regulating guanine nucleotide exchange factor isoform X6, with amino-acid sequence MEVPREAPAQALFTWGANSYGQLGLGHREDVFLPQVLKGFLCNRETVKNITGGGGHSAVLTDTGELFLCGQNKNGQLGLGHTEDVTHFKLCSSLCGCSVIQVACGWDFTIILAGSGQVFSCGSNSFGQLGISQTSEGSTVSKRIESLQEKVVNVAAGLRHALAVTENGSVFQWGIGMSSQAKRACQGEMVPSFLRARQPCKVTGLEDARVKIVASGSSHATALTDEGELYVWGNNKHKQLVNKDDFVLKPQKIDAHYFGGEKVRRVWNGWTHMVAQTEMGKVFTWGRADYGQLGRSGLPYEQMGQDGKASDENSVKEPLHSPALVPALTGASQIACGSEHNLAIVEGS
- the sergef gene encoding secretion-regulating guanine nucleotide exchange factor isoform X3, whose protein sequence is MEVPREAPAQALFTWGANSYGQLGLGHREDVFLPQVLKGFLCNRETVKNITGGGGHSAVLTDTGELFLCGQNKNGQLGLGHTEDVTHFKLCSSLCGCSVIQVACGWDFTIILAGSGQVFSCGSNSFGQLGISQTSEGSTVSKRIESLQEKVVNVAAGLRHALAVTENGSVFQWGIGMSSQAKRACQGEMVPSFLRARQPCKVTGLEDARVKIVASGSSHATALTDEGELYVWGNNKHKQLVNKDDFVLKPQKIDAHYFGGEKVRRVWNGWTHMVAQTEMGKVFTWGRADYGQLGRSGLPYEQMGQDGKASDENSVKEPLHSPALVPALTGASQVASVFPGGGMNTGCVAMEQKQTFVPLNLWTSLVQQSYFMLDVELAIPWLFAISQTNRLQ
- the sergef gene encoding secretion-regulating guanine nucleotide exchange factor isoform X7 produces the protein MEVPREAPAQALFTWGANSYGQLGLGHREDVFLPQVLKGFLCNRETVKNITGGGGHSAVLTDTGELFLCGQNKNGQLGLGHTEDVTHFKLCSSLCGCSVIQVACGWDFTIILAGSGQVFSCGSNSFGQLGISQTSEGSTVSKRIESLQEKVVNVAAGLRHALAVTENGSVFQWGIGMSSQAKRACQGEMVPSFLRARQPCKVTGLEDARVKIVASGSSHATALTDEGELYVWGNNKHKQLVNKDDFVLKPQKIDAHYFGGEKVRRVWNGWTHMVAQTEMGKVFTWGRADYGQLGRSGLPYEQMGQDGKASDENSVKEPLHSPALVPALTGASQDDGLNRSQKNLMTI
- the sergef gene encoding secretion-regulating guanine nucleotide exchange factor isoform X9, whose translation is MEVPREAPAQALFTWGANSYGQLGLGHREDVFLPQVLKGFLCNRETVKNITGGGGHSAVLTDTGELFLCGQNKNGQLGLGHTEDVTHFKLCSSLCGCSVIQVACGWDFTIILAGSGQVFSCGSNSFGQLGISQTSEGSTVSKRIESLQEKVVNVAAGLRHALAVTENGSVFQWGIGMSSQAKRACQGEMVPSFLRARQPCKVTGLEDARVKIVASGSSHATALTDEGELYVWGNNKHKQLVNKDDFVLKPQKIDAHYFGGEKVRRVWNGWTHMVAQTEMGKVFTWGRADYGQLGRSGLPYEQMGQDGKASDENSVKEPLHSPALVPALTGASQAERV
- the sergef gene encoding secretion-regulating guanine nucleotide exchange factor isoform X4, encoding MEVPREAPAQALFTWGANSYGQLGLGHREDVFLPQVLKGFLCNRETVKNITGGGGHSAVLTDTGELFLCGQNKNGQLGLGHTEDVTHFKLCSSLCGCSVIQVACGWDFTIILAGSGQVFSCGSNSFGQLGISQTSEGSTVSKRIESLQEKVVNVAAGLRHALAVTENGSVFQWGIGMSSQAKRACQGEMVPSFLRARQPCKVTGLEDARVKIVASGSSHATALTDEGELYVWGNNKHKQLVNKDDFVLKPQKIDAHYFGGEKVRRVWNGWTHMVAQTEMGKVFTWGRADYGQLGRSGLPYEQMGQDGKASDENSVKEPLHSPALVPALTGASQIACGSEHNLAIVDSLLIEREREILASCSCEFHVISCSCVP